The window CAAGGATGATATCGGGATGGAGTAAGTTACTTTGGATACTTTCGCCGAGTGATTTGGCAATTTTGGATTTGTTTTTGGGAACAAGTCCTGACCAACCTAGCACCTTACCATGTTTTGGTTGGAATAACATTTTGATTGCAAGGAAATTTGTATAATATCCTACCATCCCCGCCATGAGTACGACAAAGATTGCGTTGATCCAAACATTCCCTTCGTAGTATACCTGGAATCCTCCACATATAACAGAAGATAGTACAAGAAGTCTGCGATACCAAGTATCTAGTTTAGCGACATCCATCTTATTCCTCTTCTAGTTTCAAATATCGGCCACTCAGTTTTCGTAAAAAACCTCTTGGGATCAATTCTGATACAGTAATGGCACCTTGGTTAAAACTTCCTGTGATACAAACAGCTTGGTTGTATTTGAGCGCACTTAACGACTCTTCGACGACTTCATCTGCAGTTTGCCACATAAAGGATGGGTATTTGGATTTGTTGATCCCTGCTCTTTGATGGAAATCGGAATGAGTGAGGCCTGGGCAAAGAGCCTGCACATGGATTCCGTAGTTTTTTGCTTCTTCATGAATGGATTCAGTGAATGATTTTACAAAGGCTTTGGTTGCCGCATAAATCGCACTGCCTGGTGCTGGCAGATAACCTGCGATAGACGCAACATTGATCAAAAAACCTTTTTTATTTTTTTTGAAACGATTGAGGGCTGTGTGACTGAGGTGAACCAATGTTTTTACATTCAGATTGACTTCATCCAATTCTTTGTCTAAGGGGAGGGCGGCAAATTCACCAACGGTTCCAAATCCTGCATTGTTCACTAGAACTTCCGCATCTTTGTCTTTTTCAATGAGATTTGCTAGTTCTTCCACATCCTTTTTTTTAGTGAGATCCAAAGCATAAT of the Leptospira biflexa serovar Patoc strain 'Patoc 1 (Paris)' genome contains:
- a CDS encoding SDR family NAD(P)-dependent oxidoreductase yields the protein MKNAYVTGASQGIGKEFVRALGKDYNVFLISRTEADLKKVIVELEPKSRGMLKYYALDLTKKKDVEELANLIEKDKDAEVLVNNAGFGTVGEFAALPLDKELDEVNLNVKTLVHLSHTALNRFKKNKKGFLINVASIAGYLPAPGSAIYAATKAFVKSFTESIHEEAKNYGIHVQALCPGLTHSDFHQRAGINKSKYPSFMWQTADEVVEESLSALKYNQAVCITGSFNQGAITVSELIPRGFLRKLSGRYLKLEEE